The following nucleotide sequence is from Parambassis ranga chromosome 21, fParRan2.1, whole genome shotgun sequence.
TCTATTCTTTTCCAGCCATGGATGATTCAGAATCTAGTAAGTGACATGAACCCAGACGCACAGCACAGTTCACACACGATTCTTGCTTTTAttctcattagatgctgctgcATTTCATTCGCCATTTGAAATgagtctgtttacattaactcagcttttttctatttattagTATTTCACTGTTGGATTCTGCTGAAAATCATCTTATTTTATAATATGGAAGAGGATCAGggccactaaaaaaaaaagggcatgGCTTTTTCTGACTTTAATTTCAAACCCATgaccttttttattttccagtggccctaatcatcatcatttaagcaataaaaatgaatgcataATGCAATGCAATTTTTAGAATTGATATGATAGATTTCTTTATGTTGCTGATCCTGAATTATTAACTGTACAATTAACCTTTACAATGTACTGCATTTGTCTTTCTCTGTAGGACCTGATTCCAGTAAGTTAGACCATAATTTCTGTAATTATCATTACTATTTTTATTGTCTCCTTAAAAAATTAACTCTTTAATGTTTCCTCTTTCATCCATACCAGCTCTTTCCACTCCATGGAGACAGGTAGAATGGGAGTGAGTAAATGACTTAATTTGTGTTGACATTGTACTAGCTGCTGATAGTAGAAAATCAAGAGCAATAGGATGATCATTGATTTATCTTTGTGTTTAGGAACCAGAGCTGCAGACATTCTATATGGAGTTGATTTATTgatgtattaatgtattttgtattataaaaatacaaatacagaacaaatgtaaaaatacatgAATTACACACATCAGTACAATTTTATGTAAATAGGCTACAGAACTATTTTATTTTGGCCATTGCCTGCATTAATTGTGCATTTACTGGCACATATATTCATTTAGTCATTCCTTCATTATTGAGTTTAACAGGCTGATGCCTATTCATTATCACTGAGTCCAGACAAGCCTTATTTCCCCCACATATAGTGTCTTTGTGAAAACATCTGTCCTTTTTTTGGCCACATTTTTACAGAGAAAATGAGAGTTATCTGCAGTATGTGAAGAATTATAAACCTGAAAATGAGGCTTTCACACACATCAGAGTTCTCCTCCATGGGCCAGTTGGCGTTGGAAAGTCCACCTTCATCAATTCTGTCAGCAGTGTCGTTCGAGGGAAAATGGCCCATCAAGCCCTGACCAGTGCAAGAACGGCTGAAGTCAGTTTCACTAGAAcggtatgtatatatatatatatatatatatatttatataggcTAGCTATGTATATTTCTGAAAGCTAGAAAGCAGCAGATAGCCTTTTGAGTATACTGAAATTGCTTTAAGTTttccttttattgtttttgagtGTTGTACATaacttttttatgtgtgtttcagtttaaaaCGTATACCATCCAGAGAGAAGGCAAAGGGGACTTTTATCCTTTTGTCTTTAATGACATCATGGGTCTggagaaaggaaaagacagaggagTCCATGAAAATGACATCATACTGGCCTTGAAGGGACATGTGATGGAGGGTTACAAGGTACAAATGAACACCTGAATAAAGCAGGTCTGAAATTGTGCTAGTATTAAGTGGTAATTTAGTTGTAGTAATATCTAATTTAACAATTTATATTTTGCAGTTCAATCCTGTATCTCCACTGACACCTAGTGACCATGGCTACGTCTCTGAACCCTCTCCTGATGACAGAGTCCATGTTCTGGTCTGTGTCTACACGGCTAATGTAGGAGACATGGGAGCTGGAGTTTTACAGGAGATGAGGAAGATTAGAAAGGCAGCCAGTGACTTGGGTGAgagcagattattattattattattattattaacaacaacaacaatataaataataatataattataatatcaataataataataacaataacaatatttattttagatactgtattaaccccagagggaaattctttagtgtcatacaatgactagcaggctagggtgaagtgtcttgcccaagaacacacaacagttactagggaggagttgggatcgaaccaccaaccttctggttactggacaaccctgctataccactgccactaccactgttgcccccaaatGACAATACAGTGCCATGAATGCACCAACCAAACACAAATTAACATGAGCAGAAACATATTATGTTATAGTATGCAGTCATTATTAGGCGGGTTTTGAGGGATTAATTAcaacagataaataaaatacCAAATTAATAACAACTTCATCACAAtatgctgtaaataaacatatttGTGGCT
It contains:
- the LOC114426653 gene encoding interferon-induced protein 44-like, with amino-acid sequence MDDSESRPDSTLSTPWRQVEWEENESYLQYVKNYKPENEAFTHIRVLLHGPVGVGKSTFINSVSSVVRGKMAHQALTSARTAEVSFTRTFKTYTIQREGKGDFYPFVFNDIMGLEKGKDRGVHENDIILALKGHVMEGYKFNPVSPLTPSDHGYVSEPSPDDRVHVLVCVYTANVGDMGAGVLQEMRKIRKAASDLGIPQIAVLTKIDQACGEVEKDLRNTFKSKYVKEKIEEFSRSQGIPINCIFPVKNYCTETLLNDDVDTLILSVLRAIIDFGEDFANTL